The genomic stretch CCCATGGGATTATGAATTTTTAGACATGACAGTTCTCATTGTCAGAAAGATGTTGAACTGGCAAATCTATATGTCAAAATTATATGTAAGGGATTAGGTAATTTAGTAGGGAGAAAATGCAAGTAAATGCTGAGAAAAGTCTTATTTGGATGGTAGATTTCAGGTAAGCTACCACATTTCCCCTAGTTAGTTTTTCTTGAGATGATGGGGAATCATTAGGTATTTGAATAACAGGTGGAAGAATAGGTGGCTATTATAGATttctaagaaaagaaatcaaatgggTTTTAGCAgaatggttatttttatttttttatattcacttCTTTGTATTCTGTACTCTACCAGAGACATTTTATCAAACCAATAAAActctttataaacattatttttaatggctgactAATATCTGATAgtaaccatttatttatttatttaataattgtcATCAGTGCAGAATATTAAAGCTATTTCCCTTTTTGGCttatttgctattataaataattctggaATTTATTACTTTTTGCATAAATCTTTGTGCTCATGTCTGATTATTTCCTTGAGCaacattccaggaagaagaaTTAGTAAGTCAAAGAGAATGAACATTTTCAAGGCATTTGACTCATATTGCTGAATTCCAAATGATTCTACAGACTTATACGTTGATTGTGAGTATGCGTATGTCTGAGAAACCACCTCGAGAGAAAGATTACTAAGCTTGTCGTCTTTGTTAATTGTAGATTTTCTAGACTATCATTACATCACTCATAGTGAATAAAGAGTATCAAAAATGGCAgctaatttctattttaatttggtAAGGGCCATATAAAAGTggacattattttatatcagtaaataataatgaaaatgaaacagcTAGTTAGGATCAGGGCTAGtaggttttaaatgttttcctcaaGTGCAGTCATAAGAAGCTGTCCATGGAAGCTGTCTAGTCTGAGTCCCACCGCCTGAGCTGAATTacttccataatttatttatttttaatttatttttcaattagagttgacatacaatattatattagtttagggtatacaacatagtgattagacatttatataacttatgaagtgatcaccttgatCAGTCAGTCCAGTACACATTACACAGTTAttatgttattgactatattccctatgctgtactttacatccctgtgacaattttcataactggcaatttgcacttcttaatccctttcacctttttcaccatcTCCCACCCCCGCAACCCCATCTGGGAACCACCAATTTAAGtagaacatttatttaaataaattgggACACAGATGACATGACATGGGAATAACTGGAAGATGTAGAGATAAGGGTAGGGTAAATATAGGACAATTGATAGGTATAGAAAGGGATTAAGGTGAGCTCAAGTCGGGAGCATTTATTTAGATTCTTTGTaaagatttgaaaacatttctttagccCCTTCCAAAATCTGCTTGGTCCTCACTCCATAAATAATGGGATTGAGCATAGGTGGAATGACCACATAGAGGTTTGCCAGAAGGATGTGGACATAGCGTGGGATGCGTCTCCCACCAAACCTGTAGGCAAAGACAGAAAAGAGGGCAGGGACATAGAAAAGTAGAATGACACAAACATGAGAGCCACAAGTGCTCAGAGCCTTGGACTGGGCATCTTGAGAAGGGAGGCGGAAAACAGCTAGGAGGATGTGAATGTAGGAAACAGCGATCAGGATGATGTCCAGGCCAGTGGAGAGTAGAGCAGCTGCCAACCCATACCAGACATTGATGGAAATATCAGAACAGGACAGACGGGCTATGCCCATGTGTTCACAAAATGTGTGCTCAATGATGTTGATCCGGCAATAGTGCAGGCGTTTCAGGAGAAAGATGGATGGAAACATGATGATGAAGCTGCGGGTCAGGGTGGCAGCGGCGATCTTCCCAATGACTGTGCTTGTGAGGATGGTGGCATATCGCAGAGGGGAACAGATGGCCACGTAGCGGTCAAAGGCCATGGCCAGCAGGACTGCAGAGTCGGCCACAAAGAGGAAGTGGATGAAGAACATCTGGGTGAGGCAGCCATCGAAGGAAATGTGGCTAGAACCTAGCCAGAAGTTGGCCAGTGTTTTGGGCATCGTGGAAGTGGAGAGCAAGACATCAGTGCTGGCCAACATGGACAGGAATATGTACATGGGCTCATGCAGGCTTGGCTGGGAGAGAATGACGCAAATTAAAATGCCATTGCCTATGAGAGCGGCTACATACATGGTAAAGAGGGGGATGGAGAGCCAGATGTGTAGGTGCTCCAGCCCAGGAATGCCAATGAGGAGGCAGCCTGCCATGCGAGTGTCAGAGCTGTTCACAGCAGCTGTGCTGTTAGCAAATAAGAGAGCCATGATTTTCTGCAGAGCCCTCACCTGTGTCATGGGGGAAAAATAGCTTCAGACTTTGTATACATTAGCATAGTACACATAAAGATTTGCAAACAGCCACGAGGTGTGTACACACTCACAGTTCCTACAACCATTATGGGCTCTGCACACAGGTATATTCCCTACAGACAATCACACACAAGCTATGCACAAAGTGCACAGTTACAGGCCCTGCCCACAGACATGCTCTGTGTCTTTATTCAGAGGCTCTCCATACAGCTCTAAGGTTTTCAGGCAACACAAGGCTTGAAAACATTGCTAGACTCAGTGCACTGCCATGAGTTCTGAAGAAAGCAGGAatagctggaaaaataaaaaacaatctcTAAAATCTCTATGGGCATATGATATGTAATGAGCTCTGCAAAAGCCTCAGGCTTTGCACAGAGGGGCTGCAGTCCTGCACCAGAGAAGAGTAGCCTCTGCTTAACAGACTATGTGGAAGCAGAGGGTTGGGGGCAGTGGGCACTGCAGACTGCACATCTCTTTTCCCTCAGTTACAGAAGCTTTGACAAGTAAGGAGGCAGTGAAGGCAACTATGTCATGTACAAAGAACACTGCACAAGGTGTGAAAAACCTGGGTCAGAGATCTGCTCTGTCAGACTGTGATTTTGGATAAGTCACTCTTTTCTGAGTAACAATTTTCTGATCTTTGAAATGAGCATAATTGGTGTCCTGCTGGTGTGTTAAATTAAATTTGTCTGTGGAAGCCTTATTAAACTATGCGGTGCTTCCTGAGTCACCCCTGAGCCTCTGAGGTGTGGGGCTATCACCCAGAACATGAAGGAAGTTATGGAATAATGCTTCTGAAAATATGGTCCCCAGGCCAGCATCATCAGGAAACTCAAATTCTTGGACACTACCACACACCTAATGAATGAATCATGATCTCTGGGGTTGAaggaagaatttttgttttttcaaggcCACAGATGATTCTGATTCAGGCTAAAGTTCGTGAATCTCTGATGTAAGAACTTTTTATGCTTTCTTCCGAATCTAGTCTACATGCCCATCTCTTCTGCCAGGACCAAGAATGTCTCAGTCCTAATTGCTTTATGCCGCATTCTCCATGAAAATGTTTAAGCTTCAGCTAACTCTAACCAGTGTTTTCCTCAGCTCACTCAGTcaggatgtgaagaaaatgatACAGCCATACAAATAGTCTTTAGTACATACCAGGccagctgacttctcatcagtCCTATTAAATTATTCTCACAATGGTATACAACTTTTACCACCACCCAAATTCCTCTTTCACCCTTTCAACAGAACTTCTCTCCTACTACATATCTAAGACTTCAAGACTATCAGGAGACAACTTATATTATTAATCCAGTCTTGTAAATTTATCTTATCTCCTCATCATCCTTCTCTTATTTCCTCCACTCTCAGAGAAAGTAGAGTTAATGTCCCTTCTGCATTTCAATATCTCCACTGTTATAGCTATATTTCACTTCATCTAAGCACAAGAAAGCTTCTGTAAGTTTTTTATTTATAGatctatctgtttatttatttagagagTACAAAGACAATATGAATCAATCCTGTTTTTTATACTAGCAGCAAAAAACCTGTACAATTAAATTTGTAAAGGtctgattaaaatataaacatacaagcatacaaaatgtatgttaaaaacataacatacttaaaaataaatttaaccaaactTGCAAAGCCTCTACACTGAGAATTACAAACTATTGCTGgaagagacttttaaaaaatgtaaataaatggagatacaTACCATGTATACAAATTGGAAGACCAAACTGATTGTTAAAATATCAGTTCCCTCAAAATAAATctgtagtttgtttttaaaatttaatttaaaactttcagctttactgaggcaTAATTGATAAATagtgatgatttaatatataaatatattttgaaatgattaccactataaagttaattaacacatccattacTTCACGTAGTTACCATTATTTTTGTgtccttattttaaattattttaaaacaagctaggtacacacaaaacacacacacaaacacacaaatacaacacacatgcacacacacacacacatatatacttgtattcgtatgtgtatatatgcatgcataaGGGTAtaagcatatatgtatgtatatatgtatgtgtatatgtatttatgtatgtctATCTTCAAGAATAATTTCCCCACCTATTGGAATCCCTTTTTTTGTACCTCCTCAGGGACTTTGTTCCGTCAATTATCCCCTCTTTTTTATCTTCAGTTTCTCCTAATTTTCTAGATCTTTATTCTTTATGAACagtcaaatatttttaaccttgaaagcaaacaaaaaattaagctataataaaaatatcttattctgCTAGCCTGCCTCACTACCTCCTGTTctgcctctcttctttcctttaaacTCACGCTTTTCATGAATACTTGTTTTGCCTTTGAtttctctgccctcctctggTTCTTCCCTTGTCCTTAGCCTCCCTTTTCAGTCCTCATTAAGGGCTCCTTTGTCCCTGCTGGATGGTTTACTGTTGGTACTTCCTGTTGGTCTATCTCTAGGCTATCCTCACTCTTCACTCTCCCTGGCCAACCTTGTCACTTGCTGTGGCTTCATTTAACCCACCTCCCAAATCTGTATTTgccatttatattgtttttcaggCTCCAAATCCACTATCCAAAGACCTCCCAACTGACCTCCTAGCCTGCAGTCTTTCCAATCTCTTAACCAGCCTCCCTATATAAATTATGTTTCCAAAAGATGATTTTGAGCATGCTACTTATAGATAATAATTTCCCATTGCCTCTTAGAGTCACGTACACAGTACTCTGCTTTCTCTACCAATACTGCACAAAATGCCCGTCTCTGAACCTGTTCTTCTTACTCGGTGTTCTTTTATACAATCCACTTCCTTTATCTCCATCCTCCCTTTTAGTGTAGccagtttatatttttcattcaggAAGACTTTCCTCATTTCCCAAAGCTGGGTTATGCACTTCCCCTCTACTCCAATGTTCCCTTGTAGTTATCTATTTCACTCTCTAGTATTTatcacactgaaatattttcagcctcaatttattaatattatgagCTCCCCAAGGGTCAGCACTGGTGTCTGGGATAGAGTTGATATGTAATAGTGAATGTTAAACTAAAAAATGATTGAATAGGTAAGTTCCCACTCACTCAGCCACGTAAATTCACACTGTCAAGGACACACACTCATCATAAAAATCCCAGGTTTAAGATCATCGATCTGTCCTCACATTCTCTTCTTGTCTGTAGTCTGTGCCATTTGTTGTGCTCATTCTTTCCACAGCATCACTTATCATGCACATGCTCCACTACATGTTCCCACCTTTGTCAGTCACGTCAGCACCtgcataatttttcttcttcaatttcagtTCTG from Rhinolophus ferrumequinum isolate MPI-CBG mRhiFer1 chromosome 11, mRhiFer1_v1.p, whole genome shotgun sequence encodes the following:
- the LOC117030602 gene encoding olfactory receptor 52B6, translating into MTQVRALQKIMALLFANSTAAVNSSDTRMAGCLLIGIPGLEHLHIWLSIPLFTMYVAALIGNGILICVILSQPSLHEPMYIFLSMLASTDVLLSTSTMPKTLANFWLGSSHISFDGCLTQMFFIHFLFVADSAVLLAMAFDRYVAICSPLRYATILTSTVIGKIAAATLTRSFIIMFPSIFLLKRLHYCRINIIEHTFCEHMGIARLSCSDISINVWYGLAAALLSTGLDIILIAVSYIHILLAVFRLPSQDAQSKALSTCGSHVCVILLFYVPALFSVFAYRFGGRRIPRYVHILLANLYVVIPPMLNPIIYGVRTKQILEGAKEMFSNLYKESK